The Drosophila biarmipes strain raj3 chromosome 2L, RU_DBia_V1.1, whole genome shotgun sequence genome has a window encoding:
- the LOC108027901 gene encoding uncharacterized protein LOC108027901 codes for MSGNQQQQQQQQQKSLTNNTTAAATTNGATTLGHNLIKINSVDKVIGKTQAATQAINKLQQQQQQQQQQQQHIHQQRSLLPATGGAAAATSNPHQPHSTQQQSGTPAAQSPAQKQQQQQPHQLQTVATIHQPHSTQQQQQQQALTSRLPIQQQSAKELPHLAAQQPTQQRRSFHYQLQHQQQQQQQQQQQQHQQQSLRSPQLKAPAPAHSIPPRYQPPPQPASGILKPHLPLKYPPDIPQLSSIYIPDSIKQQQQQQQQQQQSRYLSHQPGAKDMLKFVRKPDQEHPSPNASVTSSGTGIPTANGGGRLTAEQNRQLQSLVNELRALKEQNQRLLDDNQELRDLCCFLDDDRQKGRKLAREWQRFGRYTASVMRQEVAAYQNKLRQLDDKQQELITDNLELKELCLYLDEERAHVAANALCAGCGAATRNALRDDGDGSSSSTNADETITALRNYAEQRQIPQDLRHAHTLNDQTLQYVRSLERRIQQLEEERTTPTAHLQQPTTPTPQATPTPTPTSSAATPAKSAAAPSPHQQLQQQQTQQQQQEIVAAAAAAAAAIQLPEPIAGRPEAVVRALQVLEVREQLERDRLGNLAGSALDQMDDGEKALVREMCNVVWRKLEGSPHGPAALEPL; via the exons ATGTCCGGcaatcaacagcagcagcaacaacaacagcagaagTCATTAACTAACAAcacgacagcagcagcaaccacaaACGGAGCAACCACTTTGGGCcataatttgataaaaataaatagcgTTGACAAAGTAATAGGCAAAACCCAGGCGGCGACGCAGGCAATTAACAAactacagcagcagcagcagcagcaacaacagcaacagcaacatatCCACCAGCAACGCTCTTTGCTACCAGCAAcaggaggagcagcggcagcgactTCTAATCCCCACCAGCCACACTCAACGCAGCAACAAAGCGGAACGCCAGCGGCGCAGTCGCCGGcccaaaagcagcagcagcagcaaccacatCAATTGCAGACGGTGGCCACGATACATCAGCCGCACTCcacgcagcaacagcaacagcagcaagcACTGACTTCCCGCCTGCCCATCCAGCAGCAATCCGCTAAAGAATTGCCCCATCTAGCTGCCCAGCAGCCAACGCAGCAGCGGCGCAGCTTCCACTACCAGttgcaacaccagcagcagcagcagcagcagcagcagcagcagcaacatcagcagcaatCTCTGCGCAGCCCGCAGCTAAAGGCGCCGGCACCCGCCCACTCCATTCCGCCTAGGTACCAGCCACCTCCTCAGCCGGCCAGCGGAATCCTCAAGCCGCACTTGCCCCTCAAGTATCCGCCGGATATACCCCAGCTATCTAGCATCTACATACCCGACTCCAtcaagcagcagcaacagcaacagcagcagcagcagcagtcgcgTTACCTGTCCCACCAGCCGGGAGCGAAGGATATGCTGAAGTTTGTGCGCAAGCCGGACCAGGAACACCCATCGCCCAATGCCTCGGTCACGTCCAGCGGCACAGGAATCCCCACTGCCAATGGCGGTGGCCGCTTGACCGCCGAGCAGAACCGCCAGCTGCAGTCGCTGGTCAACGAGCTGCGCGCCCTGAAGGAGCAGAACCAGCGCCTGCTGGACGACAACCAGGAACTGAGGGATCTGTGCTGCTTCCTGGACGACGACAGGCAGAAGGGTCGCAAGCTGGCCAGGGAGTGGCAGAGATTCGGGCGCTACACGGCCAGCGTGATGCGCCAGGAGGTGGCCGCCTACCAG AACAAGCTACGTCAGCTGGATGATAAGCAGCAGGAGCTCATCACCGACAACCTGGAGCTGAAGGAGCTGTGCCTGTACTTGGACGAGGAGCGCGCCCATGTGGCGGCCAATGCGCTGTGCGCCGGCTGCGGAGCCGCCACCAGGAATGCGCTGCGGGATGATGGCGAtggctccagctccagcacGAATGCGGATGAGACCATCACCGCGTTGAGGAACTATGCCGAGCAGCGGCAAATACCGCAG GATCTACGTCATGCCCACACCCTGAACGACCAGACGCTTCAGTATGTGCGCTCGCTGGAGCGAAGGAtccagcagctggaggaggagcgcaccacgcccaccgcccacctgCAGCAGCCGACTACGCCCACGCCGCAGGCAACGCCCACGCCAACGCCCACATCCTCTGCAGCCACACCAGCCaaatcagcagcagcaccatcgccccaccagcagctgcagcagcagcaaacgcagcagcaacagcaggagATCGTggccgctgcagcagcagcagcggcggctatCCAACTTCCAGAGCCGATTGCCGGTCGCCCGGAGGCGGTGGTCCGTGCCCTCCAGGTGCTGGAGGTGCGGGAGCAGCTGGAGCGCGATCGACTGGGCAATCTGGCCGGCAGCGCCCTGGACCAGATGGACGATGGCGAGAAGGCGCTGGTGCGCGAGATGTGCAACGTGGTGTGGCGCAAGCTGGAGGGCAGTCCACATGGACCCGCGGCCCTGGAGCCGCTCTAA